From a single Sebastes umbrosus isolate fSebUmb1 chromosome 17, fSebUmb1.pri, whole genome shotgun sequence genomic region:
- the cdc23 gene encoding LOW QUALITY PROTEIN: cell division cycle protein 23 homolog (The sequence of the model RefSeq protein was modified relative to this genomic sequence to represent the inferred CDS: deleted 1 base in 1 codon): MKMAALCSEFGDLVQIKKQLISVISLCKERGLLHSAKWASELAFALDRLPKNELPPSPPFTEEDAQDLDALTLAKSYFDLKEYDRSAYFLKGCCSQKAYFLYMYSRYLSGEKKKDDETVDSLGPLEKGQVRNEALRELRVELSKKHITGELDGFTLYLYGVVLRKLDLLKEAVEVFVEAIHALPLHWGAWLELSNLVTNIEMLKSLSLPDCWIKDFFMAHMYTELQMIKEALQKYQNLIEAGFSKSTYIISQIAVAYHNIRDIDQALALFNELREQDPYRIDNMDTFSNLLYVKSMKPELSYLAHNLVEIDKYRVETCCVIGNYYSLRSQHEKAALYFQRALKLNPRCLGAWTLMGHEYMEMKNASAAIQAYRHAIEVNKRDYRAWYGLGQTYEILKMPFYCLYYYRKAHQLRPNDSRMLVALGESYEKLSQQVEAKKCYWRAYSVGDVEKMALLKLAKLHEQLNESDDAAQCYMLYIQDIFSCGEQLEHAEVSTALRYLGQYYFKNKLYDEASLCAQRCCDYNDAREEGKALLRQISQVRDQIETPSADLFAPLSNNNTPVRRVSPLNLISFTP; this comes from the exons ATGAAAATGGCGGCTCTCTGTAGTGAGTTTGGGGACCTGGTCCAAATCAAGAAACAGCTCATATCCGTGATATCGCTTTGTAAAGAAAGAGGACTGTTACACAGCGCCAAGTG GGCTTCTGAACTGGCATTTGCTTTGGATCGTCTTCCCAAGAATGAATTACCCCCATCACCTCCTTTCACTGAG GAGGATGCACAAGACCTGGATGCACTTACCCTGGCCAAATCC TACTTTGACCTGAAAGAGTATGACCGTTCTGCTTACTTTCTGAAAGGCTGCTGCAGTCAGAAGGCTTATTTCCTCTATATGTATTCTCGCTATCTG TCAGGCGAGAAAAAGAAAGACGATGAGACTGTGGACAGCCTGG GCCCTCTGGAGAAGGGTCAGGTGCGCAATGAAGCCTTGCGAGAACTGAGGGTTGAGCTCAGTAAGAAGCACATTACAGGAGAGTTGGACGGGTTCACCCTGTATCT GTATGGGGTGGTGCTACGAAAgctggatctactgaaggaggCGGTGGAGGTGTTCGTTGAGGCAATTCACGCACTTCCTCTACACTGGGGAGCCTGGCTGGAACTTAGTAACCTTGTCACCAACATTGAAATG CTGAAGTCACTGTCTCTGCCAGACTGCTGGATTAAAGACTTCTTCATGGCCCACATGTACACAGAGCTGCAGATGATCAAAGAAGCCTTGCAGAAATACCAGAACCTCATCGAGGCCGGCTTTTCTAAGAGCACTTACATCATCTCACAGATTGCTGTCGCCTACCACAACATCAGAG ATATTGACCAAGCTTTGGCTCTCTTCAACGAGTTGAGGGAGCAGGATCCGTATCGTATCGACAACATGGACACATTCTCCAACTTGCTCTATGTCAAA AGCATGAAGCCAGAGTTGAGCTACTTGGCCCACAACCTGGTGGAGATCGACAAGTACAGAGTGGAGACGTGCTGTGTTATCG GTAACTATTATAGCTTACGCTCTCAGCATGAGAAGGCAGCACTGTACTTCCAGCGGGCCCTCAAACTGAACCCACGATGCCTCGGTGCCTGGACCCTCATGGGTCACGAATACATGGAAATGAAGAATGCTTCGGCTGCCATCCAGGCCTACAG GCACGCCATTGAAGTGAACAAGCGGGACTACCGTGCCTGGTATGGCCTGGGTCAGACATATGAGATCCTCAAGATGCCCTTTTACTGTTTGTACTATTATCGAAAGGCTCACCAGCTCAG GCCCAATGACTCACGCATGTTGGTTGCACTGGGAGAAAGCTACGAAAAACTGTCGCAGCAAGTGGAAGCCAAGAAG TGTTACTGGAGGGCATACTCTGTTGGAGATGTAGAGAAAATGGCTCTACTCAAGTTGGCAAA GCTCCATGAACAGCTGAATGAGTCTGATGATGCTGCCCAGTGTTACATGCTTTACATCCAAGACATTTTTTCTTGTGGG GAACAGCTGGAGCATGCTGAGGTGAGCACAGCCTTGCGGTACCTGGGTCAGTACTATTTCAAGAACAAGCTCTACGATGAGGCATCCCTCTGCGCTCAGCGCTGTTGTGACTACAATGAC